The Gossypium hirsutum isolate 1008001.06 chromosome A03, Gossypium_hirsutum_v2.1, whole genome shotgun sequence genome contains the following window.
caaaattattattttataaaattttaaaatttcaacttttttttatatacttttagattttaaaaaaatataattttttaaaaatacaaatttttgaatttttataaatatttttaattttaaaaattattttgaagatttaaaaaatattttatttttttgtaatttttgttaagagagagaccaatttgctcattttcaaaattgatagggaccaaaagggtatttatactaatctattattcaaattgtaaaaattcaactcgactcgaactcgaaatctgaaatttcttattcaagttgactcgaataatttgaataactcgaataattcaatttgattaactcgaattttaatttttttaatattttcgaattgaatcgaattttaCTCACCCCTTAACTTAGACAAGGTGATCATGCAATGTATGGTGAAGTGATTCATTTGTACAAGGTAACCTCTTGACTATAAGTAGGGCGAGCTTATCCTCTTTTATCATAACATAGCAAAATTACAATTGTTGAAACTATAGCTAAAAACTAAAACCGTTTTAATTTTTTAcacattataaaaaattactCATAACCTTTCttcaacattttaaaatatacaataccataatttattttttaacatcgAAGACAGCATATAAAATTTGGTGAATTTTTTTTGCccattcatattaattttttatataaaaataataatacatcaaaaacattaaaaaaataaaacaagagttatacaatattcaaataataataacaaaataatagtaacataataatgaaataacaacaaaataatgaaaaaataataaaacactgACAAAACATGAGTAAAAACAATAactaaacaatatatatattttcttttttttgcaaattcaaatcaagccaaatctAAGCTAAAAAACTTTCCTTGAGGcctgttaattttttaaatgaactttaatatttttgcttaaaaccattctttgaatttatatttatatttttcctaaaaccattctttgaatttatatatttctaAGAATAAAGTGGTATTTACTACTGTTGATGCTACACGGAAATGAAGCTAAGGAGTAGAAAAGTAAAGCAGGTTTTTTCATGTCTTTCAACAAAGGGATTTGCATGGAATCCAATGCACGCGTTAACGAAATTTCacattttgggttattttatgtTCTAAATTCGGAAAACACTGTATATATTAAACAGAGAATCACGAACAGTTTTAATCATTATTTactacaaaaattaattaattactttatttatcCCATTAAAACAAACACTTGCGCAATTTAATAATATTACAATCATTCCTTTTCCATAGATTACACAGACTTTTAGATATAGTGGCCTTTTAGGGtcctcattatttttattttttattgaatcatacaataaatagatgacatctacatgaatatatataatttatattggaCGTTATTTGATATAGTGATaatgtataaattttttatattattcataaagtcatttagatttaattttaaatcttaaattaatagaGTTATAGTTTGCTACCCAATTTAATGTGACAAATTTGGCGTAGATGAGTTGTTAATTATTTGAtaagatttcttgaaaatatataaaaattagttgGTAAGATAATGTCTTGTCTTATTCGATGGATTtaagaattatataaaattaacgAGTCTTAAATCTTAATCAAGTGAAAATCTTAATACATTGCAAGCCTGCAGTTAGCTGTCACCTTCAAATTAGCCAGTTGGCAAGTTCAATTGAGTCGTACATATCTAAttacatatacattttttttaacatacataaaataaaaataataattttatatctgTGTTATTAAATAGATGATGTTTGAAAAAATTACTAGGTCTTCACGTGAAGCTGAAAGACAGCTCGCCATTGCAATTTGCTTTTCGTTTCGACTATGCTTAAGCAGAAGCAGGCAAGCAGCTACATGCTAATTGTCTACCAACTCATCATTCCTCCATTATTGTTATTTTGAATTAGCccatttttcccttttcttatagCCGGCTTTCTTTACTTTTTCTCTATGTTGACTAAATTTTTGGCTTATAAATAAACCCCCACCTCTGCTCTGCTCTCCCATCCCACAAACTCACAATCAATTACATCCACTGGACACACACACCATATCTTTCTCTTAGCTCTTTATCCTTAATTATAATCCCAGTCTACTAACTACGATAATGAAGGATGCTTACACCAACCCACGTTTCTTCCTTGCAATGACTTTCATGCTTGCCATGGCTGCTGCATTGGTGCAAGCTCAGGGAACTCGAGTTGGGTTCTATGCAAGAACATGCCCTCGAGCTGAATCCATTGTTAGGTCAACAGTTCAGTCCCATTTCCGTTCTAATCCTAACATTGCACCTGGCTTGCTGAGGATGCACTTCCATGACTGCTTTGTTCAGGGATGTGACGCCTCCATCCTCATTGATGGCCCTAATACGGAGAAAACTGCCCCTCCAAACAGATTGTTGAGAGGGTATGAAGTTATTGACGATGCCAAAACTCAGCTCGAAGCTACATGTCCTGGTGTCGTCTCATGCGCTGATATTCTAACCCTTGCAGCTCGTGACTCCGTCTTTCTGGTAAACATTACTACGTTTTCTTAATCATATACTACTAAAAGCTCTGTCAATGAATGGCTGATTATGTATTTCTTGCATATATGAAATGCAGACGAGAGGAATAAACTGGGTGGTTCCTACTGGACGCAGAGATGGGAGGGTTTCATTGGCATCGGATACCACCATTTTGCCTGGATTTAGAGAGTCCATTGATTCTCAAAAGCAAAAGTTCGCCGCCTTTGGTCTCAACACTCAAGACCTTGTTGCTCTCGTTGGTAAGTAATTTTGCTTCAATAATGTTCCAAAGCTTTTATCTGATTAATATCGAGTCTGGTTGACTTAACATTTGTTCCTTGTTGTTGCAGGAGGACACACCATAGGGACTTCAGCTTGCCAGCTTTTTAGCTACAGATTATACAACTTCACCAACGGTGGTCCAGACCCCACAGTCAACTCAGCATTCGTGCCTCAACTGCAAGCACTTTGCCCACAAAACGGTGACGGCTCAAGGCGCATTGATTTGGACACTGGTAGTGGAAACAGGTTCGACACCTCCTTCTTCGACAACTTGAGGAATGGTCGGGGAATACTAGAGTCCGATCAAAAATTGTGGACTGATCCCTCCACCAGGACTTTTGTGCAGCGCTTCTTGGGTGAGAGAGGCTCGCGGCCTTTGAACTTTAACGTGGAATTTGCAAGGTCCATGGTGAAGATGAGCAACATTGGTGTGAAGACGGGCACTAACGGCGAAATTCGAAGAATTTGCTCTGCCATTAACTAATTTAACTGCAGTTTTATGCAGTTAATCGTGGAGGTGATGGTTATTTTCTCAATTAGCGTAAGCTGatgaaaaaatctaaaaaatattttaagcaatttaaaaaaaaaatagtacaCATGATTTTTTCCCTATGTATTTATGCAATGTTAGTATTCTTGTTAATTGtatcattatatttttcaatggatttaatatttgaattttttgtaatATCTTACTTACACTTTAAGATTTTAGCTTTTAGTTATAATAGTTGCTCCATTAGTTATCCATTTGTGGTTTGACTTATTTCACAATAATTGCTTAATAATCATTTCGCCCTTCATTATTGATAGAGTCGTGATAACATATTTCTACATACGTTGATTATTACGAGGAAATAACAACAAGGCTTTATTAACCATATATACTAGTTTCAAAATCTATTTTGCAAATTAGTTGGGTATAGAAATTATTTAGGGATATAGTTGAAGTCAGCACCCTGAGGGGCCGACTTTAGTATTCTTATTAGGGTAAGGCAACCAATCAATGTTAGGGTTAGACTATGGCAACCTATCAAATGTTAGGGCTCACATGAAGGCAACCAATTAATTCAGGGTTCACATAAGATTGAAGTAATATAGTTTTGCTGTACATGCATGCATACTTGGGATGATGGGAGCCTAGCATGATGGAACTAGAGGCTTCTGATTGAGCAGATGGGAGATTGAGATGATAAAATAAGTCTCTAGATGAGTTGATGGAAGCCTGATGATAGAAAAAGGCACTGAACGCTTTTGGTTGAGTAGATGAAAGATTGAGACAATATAACAAGTTTCTGGATGAGTTGATGGAAACTTGATGATGGAACAAGGCTTGCGGTTTAGTAAAgagttaattgaaataataatgattaattgaaataataatgacaaAGTTGTCGGGGTTGAAGATTATATATAAACATCGTCACAGCAGTTCAAGGGGAGAACTAAGTTTTTACAACTTCTTTCCTTGAGCATTGTTATCTTCTTCTTGGtattatcttttaaataatttgCAATCTTTATCTACCTTCTATAATCTACAAAATGAGTAACATGTTTTGTGATGTGGTGAACAATAATGGTTGGATTTGAGATATGAATATCGATGTAATCTTCAAGCATGAAAGTCTGATTAACATGATGTTTAGAAAGGATATCAAGTTAGTGGATATGAGATGCAAAATTGGTCAAAAAATTGGAGCTCCAATAGGCTTGTTGAGGTATAAATTTATTACTTGTGACAATCTAGTGAGATATTTTGCAATTAATCATGTAGCATATGATGATGATCTAGAAACAATTATTGCACTTCATGAGTCTAATGGTATTGAAAGAGTGGAGTTGTAAGTTGAGCTTGACAGCATTGAAAAAGAATATGGGGGTTGATATTTGAAGCTCGCCTAAGAGCCCTTTAATGGATTCACAAATTGGAACACCGAACTCGATATGCAAGTTGATTAATAGTTCCATATCGTTGTTGGAAACTCCTTATATCTCTGATGAATACACTTAGATGGGAATGCAATCATGATATTTTGCGTCATAGTGTCCACATAAAactaagctttacaatttagtcctttttaaaactaagcttaatttctatcaatttaacatctaaaactttcaattttcaacaatggcatctcaTTGAAACTTTAATAATTGCTCAAATTAATCCTTGGGTTAGCTTAATCAGgttttcaatataaaaaaatctataaaaataactaGGGACTTACTTGAATAAAGGACCAAAAGAGTCTAAAAACCCAAAAATGGCGTAAAGTCGTTTCTTTTGTTCTTGTGGCCGGTTGGAAGAGATGAAGTTATCTCTCTTTccaccaaatttttttattttatacataggTTAagttgtaattaaaaaataagttgtgttaattaaaaaataaatcgtgttttatgttaattaaatcaaatttactTAGTTAATCAATTATTAACACTACCGTCCATGAGTTTATATTTAAACATGGTTTAATTGttgttttgaatttttggttaattgcaatttaagtccccaagcaattttctaattaaaaatctatagtgattggactttacaatttagtctctaaaccttaattaatcacaattttaactaaattgactacccaaatttcaattcacctatataataatttcgaaaatatctttatttaatatttacaaactcagtTTACGGAAATAGAGTTCCAAAATCATTGTTTCCGACATCACTAAAAATCAGGTCGTTACAAAATGTCAACTACTTGCTTTTTTGTATTACAATATTGCAACTTGATCACCCATTTGCTACAAGTTCACGAATAAAGTGAACTTGAATCTCAATATGCTATATTCTTCCATGATATGCTAGATTTTTGGACATAACAATTTACGCTTTGTTGTCGCAATAAATATCAATTGCTCCATTTTATTATTGACCAAGATCAACTAAATTCTTCTCAACCATATTCCTTGACATGCTAATGTTGTTGCTTCTGCATACTAAGCTTATAATGAAGACAAGGCTATTGTAGCTTGTTTAAACTCCAGAAAATAGTCAATCTAAGATTGAATATGTAACTTAAAGTGTTTCTTCTATCTTCCAAACACCTAGTCAAATAATTGTTCTGAACCCATCTAGCTTGAAATTTGGAACTTTTTCATACCATAACCCAAAATCAATTGTTTCAGCCCTATAGAGCAAAACTCGTTTTGCTGCCCCCAAGATGATGCTTTGAAGGCTCGTGTATAAATCTTGAAATTACCCTAACTAGAAAGGTTATGTCAGGCCTTGTTTGAGTCGAATAGATCAAGCTATCAACCATGGTTCTAAAGTGACTTATATTAGCTTTTTTAGTCCCATCATCTATCTACAACTTCTTGTTCAAGTTCATTGGGGTCGTtgcaattttgcaatttaatATGTTGAATATTTTAAGTAAATCAGTTGTATATTTCCCTTGTTACACAAAAATTTCATCTTTAACTTGCTTCACTTTTAACCCAAGAAAAAAATGCAACAGACCCAAGTCTAACATCTCAAACTTTCTTTCCCTACACAATTTAAACTCATTAATGAGAGAAATCCATGTAAAGAGTATGTTCATTCTTACTTTTCTCGAAGCCATTAAAAAGAaagtataagtttattttgttgTACTCCGCCCATGAAGCTT
Protein-coding sequences here:
- the LOC107947912 gene encoding peroxidase N1, encoding MKDAYTNPRFFLAMTFMLAMAAALVQAQGTRVGFYARTCPRAESIVRSTVQSHFRSNPNIAPGLLRMHFHDCFVQGCDASILIDGPNTEKTAPPNRLLRGYEVIDDAKTQLEATCPGVVSCADILTLAARDSVFLTRGINWVVPTGRRDGRVSLASDTTILPGFRESIDSQKQKFAAFGLNTQDLVALVGGHTIGTSACQLFSYRLYNFTNGGPDPTVNSAFVPQLQALCPQNGDGSRRIDLDTGSGNRFDTSFFDNLRNGRGILESDQKLWTDPSTRTFVQRFLGERGSRPLNFNVEFARSMVKMSNIGVKTGTNGEIRRICSAIN